The following coding sequences are from one Granulicella arctica window:
- a CDS encoding N-acetylglucosamine kinase, with product MHYFLALDAGGTKTECVLADETRELARVRTGTIKRMRVGADIARANLESAFQQLSAATGVSLQSITATCVGTSGSSVPLVTDWIRETITSLVSGELIISGDEDIALDAAFRGGRGVLVIAGTGSNVGGRTRDGRFTHVGGWGPMLADEGSGYWIGHQALRSLFQAINARKPTLLQERILQHWNLTDFHELVAVANAVPAPDFPALTPTVVACAKEGDPFALEVLERGGRLLAGLALNMIEHLREMEGPEGFELPEVAFIGSVLHNVDYVRNAMIDALHQVHPSLHVIPEAVDGVEGALWQARHLVLPVGTSL from the coding sequence ATGCATTATTTTTTGGCGTTGGACGCCGGTGGCACCAAGACCGAATGCGTCCTCGCAGATGAGACCCGCGAACTCGCTCGCGTACGCACCGGCACCATCAAGCGCATGCGCGTCGGGGCCGACATCGCCCGCGCCAACCTCGAAAGCGCCTTCCAGCAACTCTCCGCCGCAACCGGCGTCAGCCTACAGTCGATCACCGCTACCTGCGTCGGCACCTCCGGCTCCTCAGTCCCCCTCGTCACCGATTGGATTCGCGAAACCATCACCTCCCTGGTCAGCGGCGAGCTCATCATCAGCGGCGACGAAGACATCGCGCTCGATGCAGCCTTTCGTGGCGGCCGAGGCGTCCTCGTCATCGCCGGAACCGGATCGAACGTCGGGGGGCGCACACGTGATGGCCGTTTCACCCACGTCGGCGGATGGGGTCCCATGCTCGCCGATGAGGGCTCAGGCTACTGGATCGGCCACCAGGCGCTCCGCAGCCTCTTCCAGGCTATCAACGCACGCAAGCCAACTCTCCTCCAAGAGCGCATCCTCCAGCATTGGAACCTCACCGACTTCCATGAACTAGTCGCCGTCGCCAACGCCGTCCCTGCACCCGACTTCCCCGCACTCACGCCGACCGTCGTCGCCTGCGCAAAGGAAGGCGACCCCTTCGCGCTCGAGGTCCTCGAGCGCGGCGGCAGGCTCCTCGCCGGTCTCGCCCTCAACATGATCGAACACCTGCGAGAGATGGAAGGCCCGGAAGGCTTCGAGCTTCCCGAGGTCGCCTTCATCGGCAGCGTCCTGCACAACGTGGACTACGTGCGCAACGCCATGATCGACGCCCTGCACCAGGTCCACCCATCGCTCCACGTTATTCCCGAAGCAGTCGATGGAGTCGAAGGCGCTCTCTGGCAAGCCCGGCACCTGGTCCTACCCGTCGGCACGTCGCTCTAG
- a CDS encoding beta-glucosidase family protein yields MALLLTGSQGALLAQHRLHNQSDDTVKKQPWMNAALSPDDRAEQVLKEMTLDEKISLLHGNGMPGWGPPRPNAYLGNGGAGFVLGVERLGIPMIQMSDAAYGVRSSAENGRYSTALPSNVGSAASWDTGAACEYGRLIGSELRAQGYNMTLGGGVNLTREPRNGRTFEYMGEDPVLAGTLVGNRIKCEQAQHVIGDIKHYAINDQENGRNEVDSVIDKRSMRESDLLAFEIGLKVGDPAAVMCSYNAVNGDFACENKYLLTEVLKKDLKFKGFVVSDWGGTHSTVKASAAGLDNEEPLDDFYGAKYKEAVQAGTISNEELDDHVRRILRSEFASGLVDHPVQKSVVDVEGGFETARKIEEQSIVLLKNEHGLLPLDSTKVHSIAIIGSHADVGMISGGGSAQVDPPGRPPSKWQEHVWFPGAPLDAVRARAGEAKVAFDSGANPATAADLAKRSDVAIVFAYQWTSEGMDLPSLSLPDGQDALIEQVAAANPHTIVVLETGTAVTMPWIEKVSGVLEVWYAGSKGSDAIGNVLFGRVNPSAKLPMTFPLSEADLPHPTLVTPPPGAQGAAAVMKSGEAKPTFAVHYDEGLKVGYKWYDAEKKPVLFPFGYGLSYTSYAYSKLRVETGRETTVSFDVKNTGSVAGAEIAQVYASLPANAGEPPKRLVGWAKVQLNPGESKQVQVAVDPKYLSIYNVAKDGWELLPGKYGIMVGGSSQSLPLTKEVDLK; encoded by the coding sequence GTGGCCCTTCTGTTAACAGGATCTCAGGGTGCATTGCTGGCGCAGCATCGTCTGCACAATCAGTCTGACGATACGGTGAAGAAGCAGCCGTGGATGAACGCTGCGCTTTCGCCGGATGATCGCGCGGAGCAGGTGTTGAAGGAGATGACGCTGGATGAGAAGATCTCCCTGCTGCATGGCAATGGGATGCCGGGTTGGGGACCGCCGAGGCCGAATGCTTATCTGGGCAATGGTGGAGCGGGGTTTGTGCTCGGGGTAGAACGACTGGGGATTCCGATGATCCAGATGAGCGACGCAGCGTATGGCGTACGAAGCAGCGCGGAGAATGGTCGCTATTCGACGGCGCTTCCTTCGAACGTTGGTTCGGCTGCGAGCTGGGATACTGGTGCGGCTTGCGAGTATGGCAGGTTGATCGGGAGTGAGCTGCGGGCGCAGGGCTACAACATGACGCTGGGTGGAGGCGTGAATCTGACTCGCGAGCCGCGCAATGGGCGTACGTTCGAGTATATGGGCGAAGACCCAGTGCTTGCGGGAACTTTGGTGGGCAACCGGATCAAATGCGAACAGGCACAGCATGTGATCGGGGATATCAAGCACTACGCGATCAACGATCAGGAGAACGGGCGAAACGAAGTCGATTCTGTTATCGACAAGCGTTCGATGAGAGAGAGCGATCTGCTGGCATTCGAGATTGGATTGAAGGTTGGAGATCCTGCGGCGGTGATGTGTTCGTACAACGCGGTCAACGGCGATTTTGCGTGCGAGAACAAGTATTTGCTGACTGAGGTATTGAAGAAGGATCTGAAGTTTAAGGGCTTTGTCGTGTCGGATTGGGGCGGTACGCACAGTACGGTGAAGGCTTCGGCTGCGGGGTTGGATAACGAGGAGCCTCTCGACGATTTTTACGGCGCGAAATATAAGGAGGCGGTGCAGGCCGGCACGATTTCGAATGAAGAGCTAGACGACCATGTCCGGCGCATTCTGCGGTCTGAGTTTGCGAGTGGCCTCGTTGACCATCCGGTGCAGAAGAGCGTTGTGGATGTTGAGGGCGGCTTCGAGACGGCACGAAAGATCGAGGAGCAGAGTATCGTGTTGCTGAAAAATGAGCATGGTTTGCTGCCGCTCGACTCAACGAAGGTTCACTCGATTGCGATCATTGGCTCCCACGCGGACGTCGGCATGATCTCGGGTGGCGGTTCGGCGCAGGTCGATCCTCCGGGACGTCCGCCATCGAAATGGCAGGAGCATGTATGGTTTCCCGGAGCGCCGCTGGATGCGGTAAGGGCGCGAGCGGGAGAGGCGAAGGTTGCGTTTGATTCGGGTGCGAATCCGGCGACTGCTGCGGACCTGGCGAAGCGATCGGATGTGGCGATCGTGTTTGCGTATCAGTGGACGAGCGAAGGAATGGATCTGCCTAGTCTTTCGCTGCCCGATGGACAGGATGCGCTGATCGAGCAGGTTGCGGCGGCGAATCCGCACACCATCGTTGTTCTCGAGACAGGTACGGCGGTGACGATGCCGTGGATCGAGAAGGTGAGCGGGGTGCTCGAGGTATGGTATGCGGGAAGCAAGGGCTCGGACGCGATAGGCAATGTGCTGTTTGGACGCGTGAATCCGAGTGCGAAGCTGCCGATGACCTTTCCGCTGAGCGAGGCGGATCTGCCGCATCCGACGCTGGTGACGCCGCCTCCCGGTGCGCAGGGTGCAGCGGCCGTGATGAAGAGCGGCGAAGCGAAGCCGACGTTTGCGGTCCACTATGACGAGGGTCTGAAGGTGGGCTATAAGTGGTACGACGCTGAGAAGAAGCCGGTGCTGTTTCCTTTCGGCTATGGGCTTTCCTATACCAGCTATGCATACTCGAAGCTGCGCGTAGAGACTGGCCGGGAGACAACGGTCAGCTTCGACGTCAAGAACACGGGGAGCGTGGCTGGGGCGGAGATTGCTCAGGTGTATGCATCGCTTCCGGCCAATGCTGGAGAGCCGCCGAAACGTCTTGTCGGCTGGGCGAAGGTGCAGTTGAATCCGGGCGAATCGAAGCAGGTTCAGGTGGCTGTCGATCCGAAGTATCTCTCTATCTATAACGTGGCGAAGGATGGATGGGAGCTGCTACCGGGCAAGTACGGAATCATGGTCGGCGGTTCGTCTCAGAGTCTTCCTCTTACAAAAGAAGTTGATCTGAAATAG
- a CDS encoding ROK family protein, translated as MGDHRRQIASNRTPRQINRNLIYNLIRSKGAVSRADLARLSGLQRSTISLIVEELIAGRWVLEGESASLPRGRRPTHLQLNTQRAVVALDIHPSQTTVAVADLSGRIVAQRVVKLGRSSGETVKGIIAAVRAMMESNSDRTFDGVGISLPGRADMQMQRTIFAPNMTWSVDGIRSQLEQATGLRVVVENVANACALSEVWFGESDGQHDLVVVNVSEGIGTGIFANGRLMRGEDGMAGEFGHIEVEQRGQLCGCGGRGCWETVASNRAALRYFHSLAPKKPIPSFDGLLRLALDEDPKATKVIEKMMRGLGGGMRMIASALAPKEIVVVGEIVGAWSRFGKLAQVELERRPLAHVPVLRPVRDSDTARLRSAVALVLTTESI; from the coding sequence ATGGGTGATCATCGACGGCAGATCGCGTCGAATCGGACTCCGCGCCAGATCAATCGAAACCTGATCTACAACCTCATCCGGTCGAAGGGAGCGGTCTCGCGTGCGGACCTGGCGCGTCTTTCGGGCTTGCAGCGGAGTACGATCTCGCTGATTGTGGAGGAGCTGATTGCCGGCCGATGGGTGCTGGAGGGAGAATCTGCCAGCCTGCCGCGTGGACGCCGACCGACACATCTACAGTTGAACACGCAACGGGCGGTGGTTGCGCTGGATATTCATCCGTCGCAGACGACGGTGGCGGTGGCGGACCTGAGCGGGAGGATCGTTGCGCAACGTGTTGTGAAGCTGGGGCGGAGCTCCGGTGAGACGGTGAAGGGGATTATTGCAGCCGTGCGAGCGATGATGGAGTCGAATAGCGACCGCACGTTTGATGGTGTAGGAATCAGCCTGCCTGGGCGAGCGGATATGCAAATGCAGCGGACGATCTTTGCGCCGAACATGACCTGGTCGGTTGACGGGATACGGTCTCAGCTTGAGCAGGCCACGGGGCTTCGCGTGGTGGTCGAGAATGTGGCCAATGCGTGTGCGCTCTCGGAGGTGTGGTTTGGGGAGAGCGATGGGCAGCATGATCTGGTGGTGGTGAATGTCTCGGAGGGGATCGGGACGGGGATCTTTGCGAACGGCCGGTTAATGCGGGGCGAGGATGGCATGGCGGGCGAGTTTGGACATATCGAGGTCGAGCAACGGGGGCAGCTTTGCGGATGTGGTGGACGAGGTTGCTGGGAGACGGTGGCGTCGAATCGTGCTGCGCTACGGTATTTTCACTCCCTCGCACCGAAGAAGCCGATACCCTCGTTCGATGGATTGCTGCGGCTTGCACTCGATGAGGACCCGAAGGCAACGAAGGTGATCGAGAAGATGATGCGTGGCTTGGGTGGAGGCATGCGAATGATTGCTTCGGCTCTGGCGCCGAAAGAGATTGTTGTGGTGGGGGAGATCGTCGGGGCGTGGAGTAGGTTTGGGAAGCTGGCACAGGTGGAGCTCGAGAGACGTCCACTTGCGCATGTGCCGGTTTTGCGTCCGGTTCGCGATAGTGACACGGCTCGGTTGCGTAGTGCGGTGGCGCTGGTGTTGACGACGGAGTCGATTTAG
- a CDS encoding lactonase family protein, protein MTTITRRSALSLLATAPMALRAMAGTHEAPVSRILLGTYTDPVGTTPGAKGIYTCSWNPTTGQLGPIELAIETPDPSFLAISPKAPGMLFAVNELPGDHNGTVTAFAYKSGQPLRTLNVVSSEGLAPCDLTLDHTGRTLFVADYTSGCLATFKVTRAGLSKAVSVLRFPGHSIDPDRQTSAHTHCTLLSPDNRFLLVNDLGLDRIMVFHVNPVAATLTPTAIPYNATPGSGPRHSIFHPNGRWVYSVNEISSTVDLLDWASSDGTLTRRQTISSLPPNTPKQKNAPAELATDRAGKFLYVSNRFHDSIGVFAIDHKTGALTHRQDIDCGGKTPRHFVIDPTGRWLIVANQDSRNIVVFQRDTVTGELSATGNSSLLDAPVCILFV, encoded by the coding sequence ATGACAACGATCACACGCAGGTCAGCCCTCTCTCTCCTCGCTACAGCTCCCATGGCTCTGCGAGCGATGGCAGGCACGCACGAAGCGCCCGTCTCCCGCATCCTTCTCGGCACCTACACCGATCCCGTCGGTACAACGCCCGGCGCCAAAGGCATCTACACCTGCTCGTGGAACCCCACCACCGGCCAACTCGGCCCCATCGAGCTCGCCATCGAAACACCCGACCCGAGCTTCCTCGCCATCTCCCCGAAGGCCCCCGGCATGCTCTTCGCCGTCAACGAGCTTCCCGGCGACCACAACGGCACCGTCACCGCCTTCGCCTACAAATCCGGCCAGCCACTACGCACGCTCAACGTCGTCAGCTCCGAAGGGCTCGCTCCCTGCGACCTCACCCTCGATCACACCGGCCGCACCCTCTTCGTCGCCGACTACACCAGCGGCTGCCTCGCCACCTTCAAGGTCACCCGCGCAGGCCTCAGCAAAGCCGTCTCCGTCCTCCGCTTCCCCGGCCACAGCATCGACCCCGACCGCCAAACCTCGGCCCATACCCACTGCACCCTGCTTTCGCCCGACAACCGCTTCCTCCTCGTCAACGATCTCGGCCTCGACCGCATCATGGTCTTCCACGTCAATCCCGTCGCCGCCACGCTCACCCCCACCGCAATTCCCTACAACGCCACGCCAGGCTCCGGCCCGCGCCACTCGATCTTCCATCCCAACGGACGCTGGGTCTACTCCGTCAACGAGATCAGCTCCACCGTCGATCTGCTCGACTGGGCCAGCTCCGACGGCACCCTCACCCGCCGCCAGACCATCTCCTCGCTCCCTCCCAACACGCCAAAACAGAAGAACGCTCCCGCCGAGCTCGCAACCGACCGCGCCGGCAAATTCCTCTACGTCTCCAACCGCTTCCACGACAGCATCGGCGTCTTCGCCATCGACCACAAGACCGGCGCACTCACCCACCGGCAGGACATCGACTGCGGCGGAAAGACCCCGCGCCACTTCGTCATCGACCCCACCGGACGATGGCTCATCGTCGCCAATCAGGACAGCCGAAACATCGTCGTCTTCCAACGCGATACAGTAACAGGAGAGCTGTCGGCAACCGGAAACAGCTCCCTTCTGGACGCCCCCGTCTGCATTCTCTTCGTCTAA
- a CDS encoding acyl-CoA dehydrogenase family protein yields the protein MFGLTDEQEQLQREVRTFAAREIAPHVSEWDEGSVFPAGVVKKLGAMGLLGVIFPESLGGAGLGYVEYVLAIEELARVDGSVGIIVAAHNSLCTNHIMLGGNDEQRQRWIPKLASGEWLGCWGLTEPGSGSDAGGARTTAVRRDGGWVLNGSKTFITNGSYADCAVVLAVTDREKGTHGGISAFVVGKGTKGFRPGKKENKLGLRASDTSELIFEECWVPDENLLGAVGAGFKDAMRVLDGGRISIAALSLGIGRGALDAAMRYAAQRKQFGKAISEFQAIQFKLATMATELDAAWLLTMRAAQMKDAGQTVTMESSMAKLYASEAACRICDEGVQIHGGYGFIKDYPAEKFYRDVKLCTIGEGTSEIQRMVIARELLKGLR from the coding sequence ATGTTTGGATTGACGGATGAGCAGGAGCAGTTACAGCGTGAGGTGAGGACGTTTGCGGCGCGGGAGATTGCGCCGCATGTGTCGGAGTGGGATGAGGGGAGCGTGTTTCCGGCTGGGGTGGTGAAGAAGCTGGGAGCGATGGGGCTGCTGGGGGTGATTTTTCCGGAGTCTCTGGGCGGGGCGGGGCTGGGGTACGTCGAGTATGTGCTGGCGATCGAGGAGCTTGCGCGGGTGGATGGGAGCGTGGGGATTATCGTGGCGGCGCATAACTCGCTGTGCACGAACCACATCATGTTGGGTGGGAACGACGAGCAGCGGCAGCGATGGATTCCGAAGCTGGCGAGCGGGGAGTGGCTCGGGTGCTGGGGGCTGACGGAGCCGGGGTCGGGGTCGGATGCGGGTGGTGCAAGGACGACGGCGGTGCGGCGCGATGGTGGCTGGGTGCTGAACGGGTCGAAGACCTTCATCACGAATGGAAGCTATGCGGACTGCGCGGTGGTGCTGGCGGTGACGGATCGCGAGAAGGGAACGCATGGAGGGATCTCGGCGTTTGTGGTGGGGAAGGGGACGAAGGGGTTTCGACCGGGGAAGAAGGAGAACAAGCTGGGGCTGCGGGCGAGCGACACGTCGGAGCTGATCTTCGAGGAGTGCTGGGTGCCGGACGAGAATCTGCTGGGAGCGGTGGGTGCGGGCTTCAAGGATGCGATGCGGGTTCTGGATGGAGGACGGATCTCGATTGCGGCGTTGAGTCTCGGGATCGGGCGTGGGGCGCTGGATGCGGCGATGCGATATGCGGCGCAGAGGAAGCAGTTTGGGAAGGCGATCAGCGAGTTTCAGGCGATCCAGTTCAAGCTGGCGACGATGGCGACGGAGCTGGATGCGGCGTGGCTGCTGACGATGCGGGCGGCGCAGATGAAGGATGCGGGGCAGACAGTGACGATGGAGTCCAGCATGGCGAAGCTTTATGCGAGCGAGGCGGCGTGCCGGATCTGCGATGAAGGGGTGCAGATTCATGGTGGGTATGGGTTCATCAAGGACTATCCGGCGGAGAAATTTTACCGGGATGTGAAGCTGTGCACGATCGGGGAGGGGACGAGCGAGATTCAGCGGATGGTGATTGCACGGGAGCTGCTGAAGGGGCTGCGGTAG
- a CDS encoding trans-sulfuration enzyme family protein: MTTKKHGFATRAIHDGQKPDELTGAVNVPIYLTSTYQQEEIGKNKGHEYARLTNPTRDALEESLCSLEGGTSAHVFGSGMAAITALCTMMKTGDHVVCSDNVYGGTGRLFDKVMTNYGLTFTYVDTSVAENVAAAIRPETKLVHIETPTNPMMAITDIAAVAAICHARGVELSVDNTFLSPYFQQPIALGADIVMHSTTKFLNGHSDGLGGVLVCTKPEHAERFRFVQKCTGGILSPFESYLLLRGVKTLAVRMKQHDANGRVVADFLKGHKAVERVFYPGLAEHPQHELAGRQQTGYGSMLSMELGSLERANTFAKSLKLCLLAESLGGVETLICHPATMTHAAVGAEGRARLGITDGLMRVSAGIEDVEDIVADLEQALDRLGS, encoded by the coding sequence ATGACTACGAAGAAGCATGGGTTTGCGACGCGGGCGATTCACGATGGGCAGAAGCCGGATGAGCTGACGGGTGCGGTGAATGTGCCGATCTACCTGACGTCCACGTATCAGCAGGAGGAGATTGGGAAGAACAAGGGGCATGAGTATGCTCGGCTGACGAACCCGACGCGGGATGCGCTGGAGGAGAGCTTGTGCTCGCTGGAGGGTGGGACGAGCGCGCATGTCTTTGGCAGCGGCATGGCGGCGATTACGGCGCTGTGCACGATGATGAAGACGGGCGACCATGTGGTGTGCTCGGACAATGTGTACGGCGGGACGGGGCGGCTGTTCGACAAGGTGATGACGAACTATGGGCTGACGTTTACCTATGTCGATACGAGTGTGGCGGAGAACGTTGCGGCGGCGATCCGGCCGGAGACGAAGCTGGTGCATATCGAGACGCCGACGAATCCGATGATGGCGATTACGGATATCGCGGCGGTGGCGGCGATCTGCCATGCGCGGGGCGTGGAGCTGAGCGTCGACAATACGTTTCTGTCGCCGTACTTTCAGCAGCCGATCGCGCTGGGTGCGGATATTGTGATGCACTCGACGACGAAGTTTTTGAATGGGCACTCGGATGGGCTGGGCGGCGTGCTGGTGTGCACGAAGCCGGAGCATGCGGAGCGGTTCCGGTTTGTGCAGAAGTGCACGGGCGGAATTTTGTCGCCGTTTGAGAGCTACTTACTGCTGCGTGGGGTGAAGACGCTGGCGGTGCGGATGAAGCAGCATGATGCGAATGGCCGCGTGGTGGCGGATTTTCTGAAGGGACACAAGGCGGTGGAGCGGGTGTTCTATCCGGGGCTGGCGGAGCATCCGCAGCATGAGCTGGCGGGGCGGCAGCAGACCGGATACGGGTCGATGCTGTCGATGGAGCTGGGATCGCTAGAGCGGGCGAATACGTTTGCGAAGTCGCTGAAGCTTTGCCTGCTGGCTGAGTCGCTGGGCGGAGTGGAGACGCTGATCTGCCATCCGGCGACGATGACGCATGCGGCGGTGGGCGCGGAGGGACGCGCACGACTGGGAATCACGGATGGGCTGATGCGGGTGTCGGCGGGGATCGAGGATGTGGAGGATATTGTGGCGGACCTGGAGCAGGCGCTGGATCGGTTGGGGAGCTAG
- the mak gene encoding fructokinase, with protein MRIGVDVGGTKIEALALDRSGHELARYRVDTPREYAGTIAAVVGLVDRLESETGQRGTVGVGIPGTVVSSTGLVKNANSLWLNGRPFDKDLSSALGREARVANDANCLVVSEATDGAAAGVEVVFGVILGTGCGGGVALSGRVHAGRGGVAGEWGHNPLPWPNEDEVPGPPCYCGRRGCLETWISGTGFMADYERHTGKKLKGAEIVMASEAGDVEALAALERLENRIARGLAMMINVLDPDAIVIGGGVSRIDRIYAAVIRQLPEYVFGGTCDTPVLKAMHGDSSGVRGAAWLWPRAQDEALELVEPVR; from the coding sequence ATGCGGATTGGAGTTGATGTAGGGGGCACGAAGATCGAAGCCCTGGCATTGGATAGGAGCGGCCATGAGTTGGCCCGGTATCGCGTGGATACACCTCGGGAGTATGCGGGAACGATTGCAGCGGTTGTAGGACTGGTCGACCGGCTGGAGTCGGAGACTGGGCAACGTGGCACGGTGGGAGTCGGGATACCAGGGACGGTGGTGAGCTCGACGGGCCTGGTGAAGAATGCGAACTCGCTCTGGTTGAATGGACGGCCTTTCGATAAGGATTTGAGCAGTGCTCTGGGGCGCGAGGCGCGCGTGGCAAACGATGCGAACTGCCTGGTGGTCTCGGAGGCGACGGATGGTGCGGCTGCCGGGGTTGAGGTGGTCTTTGGCGTGATTCTGGGAACGGGATGCGGCGGCGGGGTTGCGCTGAGCGGACGCGTGCATGCCGGTCGTGGCGGTGTGGCGGGCGAGTGGGGGCATAATCCGCTGCCTTGGCCGAACGAAGACGAGGTTCCGGGGCCGCCGTGCTACTGCGGACGGCGGGGATGCCTGGAGACGTGGATCTCCGGCACCGGGTTTATGGCGGACTATGAACGGCATACTGGAAAGAAGTTGAAGGGCGCGGAGATTGTGATGGCGAGCGAGGCCGGCGATGTCGAGGCGCTGGCTGCGTTGGAGCGGCTGGAGAACCGGATCGCACGGGGGCTCGCTATGATGATTAATGTGCTGGACCCGGATGCGATCGTGATCGGTGGTGGGGTTTCGCGGATCGATCGCATCTATGCTGCGGTCATCCGGCAGCTTCCGGAATACGTTTTCGGCGGCACATGCGATACGCCGGTGCTGAAGGCGATGCATGGGGACTCGAGCGGCGTGCGCGGCGCGGCGTGGCTATGGCCTCGGGCGCAGGACGAGGCGCTGGAGTTGGTTGAGCCGGTTCGTTAG
- a CDS encoding VWA domain-containing protein has product MRLRSNGYWPHRFVAWFGVLVLGATSGLAQQQATQATAQTQSSQQPNLTVDRDPVPSPDSDTPAKGAAEAPQAASGANIGKGAGGKYTLREDAYEVRLDATVLDSGGRSIQDLVKDDFHVYEDGVPQAIASFRHEDLPVSLGILIDSSGSMYDKRTAVDEASLDFVKLSNPEDEAFLVDFSWEAFIDQDFTSDPTKLQQGLSYIKSSGGTAIYDALVASADYLTKNAKHPKQVLLIVTDGEDNASSASLEQAIRRIQDLDGPVIYCVGLLFGADTDKRESRHARRVLETLSEQTGGVAYFPRSLKEIDPIAAQVAQDIRTQYTIAYHSTKSPTLGGYREVHVEAKSKGFSHLTVRTRSGYFPKVDNQSSGSDAGLNNSAKRP; this is encoded by the coding sequence ATGCGCCTTCGCAGTAACGGCTACTGGCCGCACAGGTTTGTGGCATGGTTTGGAGTGCTTGTGCTGGGTGCGACGAGTGGGCTGGCGCAGCAGCAGGCGACGCAAGCGACGGCACAGACGCAGAGCTCGCAGCAACCAAACTTGACGGTCGATCGTGACCCGGTGCCTTCTCCTGATTCGGATACACCGGCAAAGGGAGCTGCGGAGGCACCGCAGGCTGCGTCGGGGGCCAATATTGGGAAGGGCGCTGGCGGCAAGTACACGCTGCGCGAGGATGCGTACGAGGTTCGTCTGGATGCGACGGTGCTGGACTCGGGCGGGCGCTCGATTCAGGACCTTGTGAAGGATGACTTTCATGTGTACGAGGATGGGGTTCCGCAGGCGATTGCATCGTTTCGGCATGAGGATCTGCCGGTGTCGCTGGGAATTCTGATCGACAGCTCGGGATCGATGTATGACAAGCGGACGGCGGTGGATGAGGCTTCGCTAGACTTTGTGAAGCTGTCGAATCCTGAGGATGAGGCGTTCCTGGTGGACTTTAGCTGGGAGGCGTTCATCGATCAGGACTTTACGAGCGATCCGACGAAGTTGCAGCAGGGGTTGAGCTATATCAAGTCGAGCGGTGGGACGGCGATCTACGATGCGCTGGTGGCTTCGGCGGACTATCTGACGAAGAACGCGAAGCACCCGAAGCAGGTGCTGCTGATCGTGACGGATGGCGAGGACAATGCCTCGAGTGCATCTCTGGAGCAGGCGATCCGGAGGATTCAGGACCTGGATGGGCCGGTGATCTATTGCGTGGGGTTGCTGTTTGGGGCGGACACGGATAAACGGGAGTCGCGGCATGCGCGGCGGGTGCTGGAGACGTTGTCGGAGCAGACGGGGGGCGTGGCGTATTTTCCGCGTTCGCTGAAGGAGATCGATCCGATTGCGGCTCAGGTGGCGCAGGATATTCGCACGCAGTACACGATTGCGTACCACTCAACGAAGTCGCCGACGCTGGGTGGCTATCGCGAGGTGCATGTGGAGGCGAAGTCGAAGGGGTTCAGCCATCTGACGGTGCGGACGCGGAGCGGGTACTTCCCGAAGGTGGATAACCAGAGCAGTGGATCGGACGCTGGGTTGAACAACTCGGCGAAGCGTCCTTAG
- a CDS encoding PLP-dependent cysteine synthase family protein, whose amino-acid sequence MIDLVGETPMVRLGRIAPEGGAEIWAKLEFLNPGGSIKDRAALGIVLDAERRGVLRPGMTIVEATAGNTGVGLALIGVSRGYKVMLFVPEGFAEEKCILMRGLGATVVRTPEEEAMAGAIRRALEFAEETPGAFAALQFENPANPDYHQQTTAVEIWEQMEGRVDAWVAGVGSAGTFTGIARFFKGQRAEILTVAVEPQGSVLQGGEPGPHKVEGIGVSIVPVTFDRSVCDRIVMVNDERALAMVKRLAGEEGVFAGSSAGAMVAAAVEIAAELGPGKRVVTVIPDSAERYLSKGFLS is encoded by the coding sequence ATGATTGATCTGGTTGGCGAGACGCCGATGGTGCGTCTGGGGCGGATTGCGCCTGAGGGTGGGGCGGAGATCTGGGCGAAGCTGGAGTTTTTGAACCCGGGTGGGAGCATCAAGGACAGAGCAGCGCTGGGGATCGTGCTGGATGCAGAGCGGCGTGGCGTGCTGCGGCCGGGCATGACAATTGTCGAAGCGACGGCGGGCAATACGGGGGTCGGGCTGGCGCTGATTGGGGTGAGTCGCGGGTATAAGGTGATGCTGTTTGTCCCGGAGGGGTTCGCGGAGGAGAAGTGCATCCTGATGCGCGGGCTGGGCGCGACGGTGGTGCGGACGCCGGAGGAGGAGGCGATGGCGGGCGCGATTCGGCGGGCGCTTGAGTTCGCGGAGGAGACGCCGGGGGCGTTTGCGGCGTTGCAGTTCGAGAATCCGGCGAATCCGGACTACCACCAGCAGACGACAGCGGTGGAGATCTGGGAGCAGATGGAAGGACGCGTGGATGCGTGGGTCGCGGGTGTGGGGTCGGCTGGGACATTTACAGGGATAGCGCGGTTCTTCAAGGGGCAGCGGGCGGAGATTCTGACGGTTGCTGTGGAGCCTCAGGGAAGTGTGTTGCAGGGCGGAGAGCCAGGGCCGCACAAGGTGGAGGGGATTGGCGTGTCGATTGTGCCGGTGACGTTTGACCGGTCGGTGTGCGACCGCATTGTGATGGTGAATGATGAGCGCGCGCTTGCGATGGTAAAGCGTCTGGCTGGCGAGGAGGGCGTCTTCGCGGGATCGAGCGCGGGGGCGATGGTCGCGGCTGCGGTGGAGATTGCGGCGGAGCTGGGGCCGGGTAAGAGGGTGGTGACGGTGATTCCGGATTCGGCGGAGCGGTATCTGTCGAAGGGATTTTTGAGTTGA